A stretch of Anolis sagrei isolate rAnoSag1 chromosome X, rAnoSag1.mat, whole genome shotgun sequence DNA encodes these proteins:
- the DGCR8 gene encoding microprocessor complex subunit DGCR8 — MESSEIAPPLPKEPATEANVETPSCPPPLPPNEQPPPPPLQTSSDAEVMDVGSGGDGQSDNPAEDVHTAGGTQLLTKGSSCYKSSLLIEPNSDQSPRTARHAPSVRKFTPDLKLLKDVKISVSFTESCKSKDRKVLYTGAEQDYEADSDLGVNNINGDMHACPLAGESDCQAACLVGENEDKKEEDNEVDQEKRVEYAVLDDLEDFTENLMEIDEEGGFTSKAIIQRDKVDEETLNYSYEDEFDNDVDALLEEGLCVPKKRRIDEKYGAESDHQSDGETSVQPMMTKIKTVLKGRGRPPTEPLPDGWIMTFHNSGIPVYLHRESRVVTWSRPYFLGTGSIRKHDPPLSSIPCLHYKKMKENEEREQSNDITPNGEVSPVKLLDKSLEVDCQAEEPDSTAADSGNLEERETSAGDAAQGALGQVKAKVEVCKDESVDLEDFRHYLEKRFDFEQVTVKKFRTWAERRQFNREMKRKQAESERPILPANQKLITLSVQDAPTKKEFVINPNGKSEVCILHEYMQRVLKVRPVYNFFECENPSEPFGASVIIDGVTYGAGTASSKKLAKNKAARATLEILIPDFVKQTSEEKPKDSEELEYFNHISIEDSRVYELTSKAGLLSPYQILHECLKRNHGMGDTSIKFEVIPGKNQKSEYVMTCGKHTVRGWCKNKRVGKQLASQKILQLLHPHVKNWGSLLRMYGRESSKMVKQETSDKSVIELQQYAKKNKPNLHILNKLQEEMRKLAQEREETRKKPKITIVESAQPGSEPLCTVDV, encoded by the exons ATGGAGAGTTCTGAGATTGCACCTCCCCTTCCAAAAGAACCGGCAACAGAAGCGAATGTGGAGACTCCCTCTTGTCCCCCACCACTGCCTCCTAATGAACAGCCTCCACCACCTCCCCTGCAAACGTCCAGTGACGCAGAGGTAATGGACGTTGGCTCTGGTGGTGATGGACAGTCAGATAACCCTGCTGAGGACGTGCACACTGCCGGCGGAACACAGCTTCTCACAAAGGGATCTTCCTGTTACAAGAGTAGTCTTCTCATAGAACCTAATAGTGACCAAAGCCCAAGAACGGCTCGCCATGCGCCTTCAGTTAGAAAATTCACCCCAGATCTTAAGTTGCTTAAAGATGTAAAGATCAGTGTTAGCTTTACAGAGAGCTGCAAAAGTAAAGACAGAAAAGTTTTGTACACTGGAGCTGAGCAGGATTATGAGGCAGATTCAGATTTAGGTGTCAATAATATTAATGGGGATATGCATGCTTGTCCTCTTGCTGGGGAAAGTGATTGCCAGGCGGCTTGTTTAGTTGGTGAAAATGAGGACAAAAAGGAGGAGGACAATGAGGTAGATCAGGAAAAGAGAGTGGAGTATGCAGTTCTGGATGATTTAGAAGATTTTACTGAGAATTTGATGGAAATAGATGAAGAAGGAGGGTTTACATCTAAAGCAATCATTCAGAGAGACAAAGTGGATGAAGAAACTTTAAACTATTCATATGAG GATGAATTTGATAATGATGTGGATGCTCTGCTGGAAGAGGGCCTCTGTGTTCCCAAAAAGAGGAGAATTGATGAGAAATACGGAGCAGAGAGTGATCATCAGTCTGATGGAGAAACAAGTGTGCAGCCAATGATGACCAAAATTAAAACTGTCCTTAAAG GTCGTGGCCGCCCCCCAACGGAGCCCTTGCCTGATGGATGGATCATGACATTCCATAACTCAGGCATTCCTGTATATCTCCACAGAGAATCCAGAGTAGTTACCTGGTCCAGACCTTATTTCTTGGGAACGGGAAGCATCAGG AAACATGATCCTCCTCTGAGTAGCATTCCTTGTTTGCATtataagaaaatgaaagaaaacgaGGAAAGGGAACAAAGCAATGACATCACGCCAAATGGGGAAGTATCGCCTGTTAAGCTATTGGATAAGTCTTTGGAAGTGGACTGCCAGGCAGAGGAACCAGACTCCACGGCTGCTGATTCTGGGAATTTAGAAGAGAGAGAGACTTCTGCAGGAGATGCAGCACAAGGAGCTTTAGGTCAAGTGAAGGCCAAAGTTGAAGTGTGCAAAGATGAATCAGTAG ATCTTGAAGATTTTAGACACTACCTTGAAAAACGCTTTGATTTTGAACAAGTAACTGTAAAGAAGTTCCGAACCTGGGCTGAGAGACGACAGTTCAATCGTGAGATGAAGAGGAAACAGGCAGAATCTGAGCGACCCATTTTACCAGCCAATCAAAAGCTTATTACCTTGTCTGTACAGGACGCACCCACCAAGAAAG AGTTTGTTATTAATCCCAATGGGAAGTCTGAAGTTTGTATCCTGCATGAATATATGCAACGAGTCCTGAAAGTCCGACCTGTTTACAATTTCTTTGAATGTG AGAACCCAAGTGAACCTTTTGGAGCCTCAGTTATTATTGATGGCGTCACATATGGGGCAGGAACTGCAAGCAGCAAGAAACTTGCCAAGAATAAAGCTG CTCGAGCCACACTGGAAATCCTAATTCCTGACTTTGTgaaacagacctctgaggaaaaGCCCAAAGATAGTGAGGAACTGGAG TATTTCAACCATATCAGTATTGAAGACTCACGGGTATATGAACTGACCAGTAAAGCTGGACTTTTATCTCCATATCAAATCCTTCATGAGTGCCTTAAAAG AAATCATGGCATGGGTGACACATCCATAAAGTTTGAAGTAATTCCTGGTAAAAATCAGAAGAGCGAGTATGTCATGACATGTGGGAAACATACTGTGCGTGGCTGGT GTAAGAACAAGAGAGTGGGAAAACAGTTGGCTTCTCAGAAAATCCTTCAGTTGCTGCACCCCCATGTCAAAAATTGGGGCTCTTTATTGCGCATGTATGGAAGAGAGAGCAGCAAAATGGTCAAGCAG GAGACTTCTGACAAAAGTGTGATCGAACTTCAGCAGTATGCCAAAAAGAACAAGCCAAATCTCCACATACTGAATAAGTTACAGGAAGAAATGAGAAAGTTGGCACAGGAAAGG GAGGAAACTCGAAAGAAACCCAAGATAACAATTGTAGAATCCGCTCAGCCCGGCAGCGAGCCCTTGTGCACTGTTGATGTGTGA